A part of Amycolatopsis lurida genomic DNA contains:
- a CDS encoding nuclear transport factor 2 family protein gives MRVSRIIPALTVAVLSCVILATSANAEPQARQPDRTTAEVPANVRQFMAAYRDWGRNAQDVDAYLNLFVQDGTARLWDSGLETPRDWAGIKSQIEGVLRLVPDYVFVPETVTSSPDGRVVFVEALNTGTIKEKPVSFKTMHRLVLGDPAAGKDPARVQDGRRFWDQVNMFRPVEDPVNPLRNLFEGIASSATDPAPAAPLPPRVRQLAWNREAAEILVAGVDGTATLQGPGLTTPISGRRAMTEYLDRLFGAVRDIRLEPRATVSAGGTEYREWIGTAVALGGGDPRTIPFSLVERTVRTATGTAWSLHFDTLDLIASVQTVKELRARIFG, from the coding sequence ATGCGGGTTTCGCGCATCATCCCTGCCCTCACGGTGGCCGTTTTGTCCTGCGTCATCTTGGCGACATCGGCGAACGCCGAGCCACAGGCACGGCAACCGGACCGGACGACGGCGGAAGTGCCGGCGAACGTGCGGCAGTTCATGGCCGCCTACCGTGACTGGGGACGGAACGCGCAGGATGTCGACGCATACCTGAACCTGTTCGTCCAAGACGGAACGGCGCGCCTGTGGGACAGCGGGCTCGAAACGCCCAGGGACTGGGCGGGGATCAAAAGTCAGATCGAGGGCGTACTCCGGCTGGTTCCGGACTATGTCTTCGTGCCGGAGACCGTCACCTCCAGCCCGGACGGGAGAGTCGTCTTCGTCGAGGCGCTCAACACCGGCACGATCAAGGAGAAGCCGGTCTCCTTCAAAACGATGCACCGGCTCGTCCTCGGTGATCCGGCTGCGGGCAAGGACCCCGCCCGGGTACAGGACGGCAGGCGGTTCTGGGACCAGGTCAACATGTTCCGCCCGGTCGAGGATCCGGTGAACCCGCTGCGGAACCTCTTCGAGGGAATCGCCTCGTCGGCGACCGATCCGGCTCCGGCGGCCCCCCTGCCGCCTCGCGTGCGGCAGCTGGCATGGAACCGGGAAGCGGCCGAGATCCTGGTCGCCGGCGTGGACGGCACGGCGACTCTGCAGGGACCTGGCCTGACCACGCCGATCTCCGGCCGCCGGGCCATGACCGAATATCTGGACCGGTTGTTCGGCGCGGTCCGCGACATCCGGCTCGAGCCGCGGGCCACCGTGTCCGCGGGTGGCACCGAATACCGGGAGTGGATCGGCACCGCGGTGGCGCTCGGTGGTGGCGACCCGCGCACTATTCCCTTCAGCCTGGTCGAGCGAACGGTGCGGACCGCGACCGGCACGGCATGGTCGCTGCACTTCGACACCCTGGACCTGATCGCTTCCGTTCAGACGGTGAAAGAACTACGCGCCCGGATCTTCGGCTAG